The following are encoded together in the Capsulimonas corticalis genome:
- a CDS encoding beta-L-arabinofuranosidase domain-containing protein, with protein sequence MKRRSFLKYGLTVAGGAMLPAFAARTDAASSAKAARTLSQVKPEGAGGLYAPNRAPLHPSAFMKLPIGSIHPSGWMREQLENQAEGLNGRMMEVSDYLDIHKSGWIIPANDGFEELGYWLRGFAPLGYMLGNSRIIQATAQWVKGIIATQKPDGWFGPTRLRTSMDGGPDMWPHMPILYAVRNYHEYTGDSIVIPFMTQYFRYQTTQDPKVFGGGWGGFRWGDNIDSIYWLYNQTGDVFLLDLIKSIHAHSAPYTTEMPTYHNVNLSQGFREPAQYSMLDNDPKYVRGTERVYDTIMGMFGQFPGGGFAGDEGCRPGFVDPRQGFETCGIAELMLSFEILTRITGDPKWADRCEELAFNSLPAALDPNQKGTHYVTSANSPSLMSEGAKHRQYDDSPMGMQTYKPGVHDYRCCPHNYGMAWPMYAENLWLATADGGLCAAMYAPNSVTAKVAGGIPVTIVQETEYPFRDTITLNITPQKPVSFPLILRVPEWCDSPTVRVNGVTEPARAKGRSYLILERFWRGGDVVVLHLPMRTAVHKWAGNKDAVSVSHGPLHYSLAIQEKWVRSGGTDHWPEYDLHPMSPWNYGLILDPANPAHSFDLIQKGRAITGNPFTHEDNPVELRVNAKRIPQWQVDGDGVASMLQASPAISQEITERIGLIPMGAARLRLTTFPTIATSSDGHLWRHAPTYVATVKSSNDNNWPWTPQCLLYDAQPSSSKDLRTPRMSFQDSRPTEWIQYKLPKPVRISKALIYWFEDAGDRSGWYPFSGEFHAPKSWRLEYRDGASWKPVRGVAAYGVALDRPNIVDFDPIVASSLRLTIDTGNRPVSLYRWDVFDGDTQLVPTVSEKAISVLGPFATGPRSIGGAPVVWLEAGKIEEIADGGAVNNWYDQSPNAVDALSSGEAAPTFAAGAIHGHAAVRFSAVHKQYLIFDRPVQDDFTIAVLFQSTQGVSDSANYFQGAGLVQGEVGGETEDFGLALNAKGQVIAGVGNPDTSIASLGGFNDGKPHLAIFQRVRSTGVFTLFVDGTMAASGVGATKSLTAPATLGVGAQSNGANCFTGDIGEVVIYDRALSQEDRKALEERLTAQWGPLG encoded by the coding sequence ATGAAACGGCGTAGTTTTTTAAAGTATGGACTGACCGTCGCTGGTGGAGCGATGCTGCCTGCGTTTGCGGCGCGAACGGATGCCGCCTCCTCCGCCAAAGCTGCTCGAACGCTCAGTCAGGTCAAGCCTGAGGGCGCCGGCGGCTTATACGCCCCCAATCGCGCTCCCTTACATCCCTCGGCTTTCATGAAGCTGCCCATTGGAAGCATCCATCCGAGCGGATGGATGAGGGAGCAGCTGGAGAACCAGGCGGAAGGATTGAATGGCCGAATGATGGAGGTCTCAGATTATCTCGACATCCATAAGAGCGGCTGGATCATCCCCGCAAATGACGGATTTGAGGAATTAGGATACTGGCTTCGCGGCTTTGCGCCGCTGGGGTACATGCTTGGAAACAGTCGCATCATCCAGGCGACCGCACAATGGGTAAAAGGGATCATTGCTACTCAGAAGCCAGACGGCTGGTTCGGTCCGACTCGGCTGCGCACATCCATGGACGGCGGCCCGGATATGTGGCCGCATATGCCGATTCTGTACGCCGTTCGAAATTATCACGAGTATACAGGCGATTCGATTGTCATTCCCTTTATGACTCAATACTTCCGGTATCAGACCACGCAGGATCCGAAAGTCTTTGGGGGCGGGTGGGGCGGATTTCGCTGGGGCGATAATATCGACAGCATCTACTGGTTATATAACCAAACGGGAGACGTATTTCTGCTGGATCTGATCAAGTCGATCCACGCGCATTCCGCGCCATACACGACGGAGATGCCTACGTATCACAACGTTAACCTGTCTCAGGGATTTCGGGAGCCAGCGCAGTATAGCATGCTGGATAACGACCCAAAATATGTTCGCGGGACCGAGCGCGTTTACGATACGATTATGGGCATGTTCGGGCAGTTTCCGGGCGGCGGTTTTGCTGGCGATGAAGGCTGCCGCCCAGGTTTCGTCGATCCGCGTCAGGGGTTTGAAACGTGTGGGATCGCCGAACTGATGCTCAGTTTCGAGATCCTTACGCGGATCACCGGGGATCCCAAGTGGGCGGACCGCTGCGAGGAACTGGCGTTCAATTCGCTGCCCGCCGCGCTCGATCCCAACCAAAAGGGAACCCATTATGTCACAAGCGCCAATTCTCCCTCGCTCATGAGCGAAGGCGCCAAGCATCGTCAATACGACGATAGCCCCATGGGAATGCAGACTTATAAGCCGGGCGTGCACGATTACCGGTGCTGTCCGCATAACTATGGCATGGCCTGGCCGATGTACGCCGAAAACCTATGGCTGGCGACGGCGGACGGCGGGCTTTGCGCAGCGATGTATGCGCCGAACTCCGTGACGGCGAAAGTCGCTGGCGGTATTCCCGTGACGATCGTTCAAGAAACCGAATATCCATTCCGGGATACCATCACCTTAAACATCACTCCACAAAAGCCAGTTTCGTTTCCGCTCATTCTGCGTGTCCCAGAGTGGTGCGACAGTCCGACGGTCCGCGTGAACGGCGTCACGGAGCCGGCGCGCGCCAAAGGCCGCTCCTATCTGATTTTGGAGCGGTTCTGGCGCGGAGGCGATGTTGTCGTTTTGCATCTTCCGATGCGAACGGCGGTTCACAAATGGGCGGGCAACAAAGACGCCGTTTCAGTTTCACATGGCCCACTGCACTATTCGCTGGCAATTCAGGAAAAATGGGTGCGCTCAGGCGGAACGGATCATTGGCCGGAGTACGATCTGCACCCGATGTCGCCTTGGAACTACGGACTGATTCTTGATCCCGCAAATCCCGCGCACTCGTTTGATCTCATACAGAAAGGACGCGCCATCACGGGCAATCCATTTACCCATGAAGACAATCCCGTGGAGCTGCGCGTAAACGCGAAGCGCATCCCGCAGTGGCAAGTCGACGGAGACGGCGTCGCTTCCATGCTTCAGGCGAGTCCCGCCATCTCTCAGGAGATCACCGAGAGGATCGGATTGATCCCGATGGGGGCGGCTCGCCTTCGATTGACAACCTTCCCCACCATCGCCACATCCTCGGATGGGCATCTTTGGCGGCATGCGCCGACCTATGTCGCGACCGTGAAATCGTCCAACGACAACAACTGGCCATGGACGCCGCAGTGTTTGCTATACGACGCCCAGCCGTCCAGCTCAAAGGACTTGAGGACGCCGCGTATGTCGTTTCAGGATAGCCGTCCCACCGAATGGATTCAATACAAACTGCCGAAGCCTGTCCGCATATCCAAAGCGTTGATTTACTGGTTTGAAGACGCCGGAGATAGGTCTGGCTGGTATCCGTTCAGCGGCGAGTTCCATGCGCCGAAGTCCTGGCGGCTGGAGTACCGAGATGGAGCTTCCTGGAAACCCGTTCGCGGCGTTGCGGCCTATGGTGTCGCGCTCGACCGGCCCAACATCGTTGATTTCGACCCCATCGTCGCCTCCTCGCTGCGATTGACGATCGATACCGGCAATCGACCGGTGAGTCTGTACCGATGGGATGTCTTTGACGGCGATACGCAGCTTGTTCCAACGGTGTCCGAAAAGGCTATTTCCGTGCTGGGGCCTTTCGCAACAGGACCGCGCTCCATTGGCGGTGCGCCGGTTGTTTGGCTTGAAGCGGGCAAAATCGAGGAGATCGCCGACGGCGGCGCAGTGAATAATTGGTACGATCAGTCTCCGAACGCCGTGGATGCGCTGTCCAGCGGTGAGGCGGCGCCGACTTTCGCCGCAGGCGCCATCCATGGTCACGCCGCCGTACGCTTTAGCGCTGTCCACAAGCAGTATCTGATCTTCGACCGCCCGGTGCAGGACGATTTCACGATCGCAGTCTTGTTCCAAAGTACGCAGGGAGTGAGCGACAGCGCCAATTATTTCCAGGGCGCGGGTTTGGTCCAGGGGGAAGTTGGCGGAGAAACGGAAGATTTCGGCCTCGCGCTGAACGCGAAAGGTCAAGTGATCGCGGGCGTCGGAAACCCCGATACTTCTATTGCTTCGCTGGGAGGATTTAACGACGGCAAGCCGCATCTGGCGATCTTCCAGCGCGTGAGATCTACCGGAGTATTCACACTCTTCGTCGACGGAACTATGGCCGCCTCCGGTGTGGGAGCCACGAAAAGTCTCACGGCTCCCGCCACACTGGGCGTCGGGGCGCAAAGCAACGGCGCTAATTGTTTCACCGGCGATATCGGCGAAGTCGTGATCTACGATCGAGCGCTCTCGCAGGAGGATCGCAAGGCGCTGGAGGAGCGTCTTACGGCGCAGTGGGGTCCGTTGGGGTAA
- a CDS encoding LacI family DNA-binding transcriptional regulator, protein MAKRATRADVAAKAGVSKTTVTYVLSDRYDFSIPESTRERVRAAAQSLGYQPHAAARALASGRTNSITIAVPYSISSHYARVLQAFERHANANGYHMIASTVGHLSMRNVGPDLAELLSNLTDGVVLVDMPAAFQPEIDRLMPSFKPVISMGVFTAPGIDSVTVDLAPGAAAALDHLLAAEPKRIAFISAGRASDGPERSDVLASYTGDARPDAYRDAMTRAGRPLEEIPGSPSSRQATMESLRDYVGAYGCPDALFCFNDDIAIAAYRTLREMGYRIPEDVRIVGCDGSEEGEYAFPALTTIAQPIDEMCALAWQFLAKRLSDPEMPQQRVTVDARFTIRGSTRP, encoded by the coding sequence ATGGCGAAAAGGGCGACACGCGCCGACGTTGCCGCGAAGGCCGGCGTCTCGAAGACGACTGTTACGTACGTGCTGAGCGACCGCTACGATTTTTCCATCCCTGAGAGCACGCGCGAGCGGGTGCGCGCCGCCGCGCAGAGCCTCGGCTATCAGCCGCACGCCGCCGCGCGCGCGCTGGCCTCGGGCCGCACGAACTCCATCACCATCGCCGTCCCTTATAGCATCAGTTCGCACTATGCGCGCGTGCTCCAGGCCTTCGAGCGGCACGCCAACGCCAACGGCTACCACATGATCGCCAGCACGGTCGGGCATTTGAGCATGCGCAATGTCGGCCCCGACCTCGCCGAACTGCTCAGCAACCTCACGGACGGCGTGGTGCTGGTGGATATGCCCGCCGCCTTCCAGCCGGAAATCGACCGGCTGATGCCCAGCTTCAAACCCGTGATCTCGATGGGCGTCTTCACCGCGCCCGGCATCGACAGCGTCACGGTGGACCTGGCGCCCGGGGCGGCGGCGGCGCTCGATCACTTGCTGGCGGCCGAGCCCAAGCGAATCGCGTTCATCAGCGCGGGCCGGGCGTCGGACGGTCCCGAGCGAAGTGATGTTCTGGCTTCCTACACCGGAGACGCCCGCCCGGACGCCTACCGCGACGCCATGACCAGGGCCGGCCGGCCGCTGGAGGAGATCCCCGGCAGTCCGTCCAGCCGGCAGGCGACGATGGAGTCTCTGCGCGACTACGTGGGCGCTTACGGGTGTCCGGACGCGCTGTTCTGCTTCAATGACGATATCGCCATCGCCGCCTATCGAACGCTGCGCGAAATGGGATATCGCATTCCCGAGGATGTCCGGATCGTCGGCTGCGACGGCAGTGAGGAAGGCGAGTACGCCTTTCCGGCGCTGACGACGATTGCGCAGCCGATCGATGAGATGTGCGCGCTCGCGTGGCAGTTCCTGGCGAAGCGCCTCAGCGACCCGGAGATGCCCCAGCAGCGCGTGACCGTCGACGCCCGGTTTACGATCCGAGGCTCGACACGGCCGTAA
- a CDS encoding helicase-related protein codes for MSNYKVRYGSNKKPISGVGRGIGLCFVKAYFPIAKSIIRITSGYFRLSGYEQSRSSLRANVQLQILVGNDQGENTIPVFVNEILLELGRSLSPLSETVADLLKRIEAKHFIIRGAWETNTPRLFHCKYYIIDDKIIWHGSTNFTKQGLGSAGNHEQASVLSSRDTQQFIEHFDETITNSYDLIEALQLCLKTWLEMASPFQAYLKFLQFAYEREVPLLGPGGYIPTYFQKGIINSSEQQINKYKGSIVLAATGLGKTIIGSEIIRRVTNRDSLAIILGPKSVKSAWEAQLRSRNINFEYFDTSLLFKKQSHNRLHQINTLLKFLEQSNKNSVLVIDEAHVYRKMLQKDANIQRQNTKGVEAKINIVRERIDKFHNTGGSVLLLTATPYGTDRQDLNSLLRMLPLYPQKDNLFHDSDHWKVNSLSEVKNLPIVSILGIITLLKMAISRKDVEEDGRIFISMPDRQSNRYFPSKIVLHRTEYSLFLQEDIQHAFENQVFKADRIPFDVFNEQKDKNELIAADVSSNNAILAWTGSVDMMLYFISRCRNNAPDNTHKKDEQVQMQIFNNEELSIPLSSETVSDFYRTNYTHSEEFRKNILNPIVDGLNKINLETEEKFVKLKNIIQTHIEQKEKAIIFTKRHLTAMSIHKLLENNFPFTKIACTVQKENNKHTIKSLTNRKNIIEHFSPRSSGVSDIQHEQEYNILICTDADGIGLNMQDANIIINYDLPQSADELFQRAGRVLRMTEERNRAIHIYTFEPTLHNKETQAAKIIKRMISRLHERHDNSRSLIGRSILPNADGQNSDYTISLATESDIAAYPENLILPEELLQDTSPSFLNHMSIFKKYQSEISELPTTLFTAKSTTSHKHSILALLEYQAGYYVILYDIDTKTVKEIDISASLDLINCGYDEPKSLISPLSIEEEAISAVQCWLNSNHYNPELCTRICSVYLKPKEQQSHELKKMIEEIA; via the coding sequence ATGTCGAATTACAAAGTTCGGTACGGATCAAACAAGAAGCCAATTTCAGGTGTAGGGCGCGGAATTGGCCTATGCTTTGTCAAAGCTTATTTCCCTATTGCCAAATCTATTATTCGAATAACGAGTGGCTATTTTAGGCTGTCAGGGTATGAACAGAGTCGCTCAAGCCTAAGAGCAAATGTTCAATTACAGATACTAGTTGGAAATGACCAAGGCGAAAACACTATTCCTGTGTTCGTCAATGAAATTCTGCTGGAGCTTGGCAGATCACTTTCGCCTCTTTCAGAAACTGTAGCGGATTTATTAAAACGTATAGAAGCAAAACATTTTATTATCCGAGGAGCATGGGAGACTAATACACCCCGTCTGTTTCACTGCAAATATTATATTATTGATGATAAAATCATCTGGCATGGCTCGACAAATTTTACAAAACAGGGCTTGGGATCAGCTGGTAATCACGAACAAGCAAGCGTATTATCAAGCAGAGACACACAACAGTTCATAGAGCATTTTGATGAAACAATTACAAACTCATATGATTTGATTGAGGCCTTACAATTATGCCTCAAGACGTGGCTTGAAATGGCGTCTCCTTTTCAAGCATATTTAAAGTTTCTACAGTTTGCTTATGAGCGAGAAGTACCGCTACTAGGCCCAGGTGGGTATATACCGACATATTTCCAAAAAGGAATAATTAATTCAAGTGAACAACAAATAAACAAATACAAGGGATCAATTGTATTAGCAGCAACAGGTCTCGGAAAAACTATTATAGGCTCAGAAATTATCAGACGAGTTACAAACCGAGATTCTCTAGCTATTATATTAGGACCAAAGAGTGTAAAGTCAGCGTGGGAAGCACAATTGAGGAGTAGAAATATAAATTTTGAATATTTTGACACTAGTCTTCTGTTCAAAAAACAATCTCACAATAGGTTACACCAAATAAACACATTGTTAAAGTTTTTAGAACAAAGCAACAAAAACAGTGTTTTAGTTATAGATGAAGCGCATGTATATCGTAAAATGTTGCAAAAAGACGCGAACATACAACGTCAAAACACAAAAGGCGTAGAAGCTAAAATTAACATAGTGAGAGAGAGAATCGATAAATTCCACAATACAGGCGGAAGCGTCCTACTGTTAACAGCGACTCCTTATGGAACTGATCGTCAAGACTTAAACAGTCTTCTCCGGATGCTACCTTTATATCCTCAAAAAGATAATTTATTCCATGATAGCGATCATTGGAAAGTAAATAGTTTATCAGAAGTTAAAAATTTGCCGATAGTTAGTATTTTAGGAATAATTACTCTTTTAAAAATGGCGATTTCTAGAAAGGATGTAGAAGAAGATGGGAGAATTTTCATTTCTATGCCTGACAGACAGTCAAATCGTTATTTCCCCAGTAAAATAGTTCTGCACAGGACAGAATATTCATTATTCTTACAAGAAGACATACAACATGCATTTGAAAACCAAGTATTTAAAGCAGACCGTATTCCTTTCGATGTTTTTAATGAACAAAAAGATAAGAATGAATTAATAGCCGCAGATGTTTCAAGCAACAATGCCATACTTGCATGGACAGGTTCTGTAGACATGATGCTGTATTTCATTAGCAGATGCCGAAACAATGCTCCCGATAATACACATAAAAAAGACGAGCAAGTACAAATGCAAATATTCAACAACGAAGAATTAAGCATCCCATTGTCATCCGAAACAGTCTCCGATTTTTACCGTACAAACTATACACACAGCGAAGAGTTTCGAAAGAATATACTAAACCCTATAGTCGATGGACTAAACAAAATAAACTTAGAAACAGAAGAAAAATTCGTCAAACTAAAGAACATTATCCAAACACATATTGAACAAAAAGAAAAGGCTATTATATTCACAAAAAGACACTTAACAGCTATGAGTATACACAAGCTTTTAGAAAATAATTTCCCGTTTACAAAAATTGCATGTACGGTACAGAAAGAAAATAATAAGCATACTATTAAATCACTCACTAACAGAAAAAATATCATTGAACATTTTTCTCCTCGTTCTTCAGGAGTAAGTGACATTCAACATGAGCAAGAATACAACATTTTAATATGCACAGATGCTGACGGTATCGGCTTAAATATGCAAGATGCTAATATAATAATAAATTATGATTTGCCTCAAAGTGCTGATGAATTATTTCAACGAGCTGGTCGTGTTTTACGCATGACGGAAGAACGCAATCGTGCTATACACATTTACACATTTGAACCCACGCTACACAATAAAGAGACTCAGGCGGCAAAGATTATCAAAAGAATGATTTCAAGATTACACGAACGACATGACAATTCAAGGAGTCTCATAGGAAGAAGTATATTACCTAACGCGGACGGACAAAACTCTGATTATACAATATCTCTAGCTACAGAATCAGATATTGCTGCTTATCCTGAAAATCTGATATTGCCAGAAGAGCTCCTCCAAGACACATCACCTTCTTTTCTCAATCATATGTCAATTTTCAAAAAATATCAAAGTGAAATATCAGAATTGCCTACAACACTATTCACGGCAAAATCTACGACCTCACATAAGCATAGCATACTAGCATTGCTGGAATACCAAGCAGGCTACTATGTAATTCTATATGATATCGATACTAAAACCGTAAAAGAAATTGACATCAGCGCATCTCTTGATTTAATTAATTGTGGATATGACGAACCCAAATCACTAATAAGTCCTCTATCAATCGAAGAAGAAGCGATATCTGCGGTCCAATGTTGGCTTAATAGCAATCACTACAATCCTGAATTGTGCACTCGTATTTGTTCGGTGTATCTCAAACCCAAAGAACAACAATCACACGAATTGAAAAAAATGATAGAAGAAATAGCATGA
- a CDS encoding ankyrin repeat domain-containing protein produces MWKWGTDPFAVDAEGKSVMHMAAMRGGPEIVRWRTGLGADVNAVEGDGSATPLHLAAAHAKRAEQADWRRQYRALGFSQKDRV; encoded by the coding sequence ATGTGGAAGTGGGGGACGGATCCGTTTGCCGTGGACGCCGAAGGAAAATCCGTCATGCATATGGCGGCGATGCGTGGCGGTCCGGAGATCGTGCGCTGGCGGACTGGCTTGGGCGCGGATGTAAACGCCGTCGAGGGGGACGGTTCCGCGACTCCCCTACATCTAGCGGCAGCGCATGCGAAGCGCGCCGAACAAGCGGATTGGCGGCGGCAATATCGAGCGCTGGGATTCAGTCAAAAAGACCGCGTGTGA
- a CDS encoding prepilin-type N-terminal cleavage/methylation domain-containing protein: MQNRKGFTLIELLVVIAIIAILAAILFPVFAKAREKARQIACVSNEKQLGLALLQYIQDSDECMPANGEGNTSWYDAIQPYVKSSPLMFCPSNPDTQKQNLPAGSGKAYTTYFANQFNGPSNAANPEDSLGAFNTYGKSGFNLASFVAPASCIAVVEGRDMEGYWEFRINYTNNLYAGHTGRTNYLFMDGHVKALKPEQTLAKEDLGTADTDYWVHDGRSFKQIDTDGGYVYFQSPAGPGYQTVQATDQFYK, translated from the coding sequence ATGCAGAACCGAAAAGGTTTCACACTGATCGAACTACTCGTTGTGATCGCTATTATTGCGATACTTGCCGCTATTCTGTTTCCGGTCTTCGCCAAGGCGCGAGAAAAGGCCCGGCAGATCGCCTGTGTCTCGAACGAAAAGCAGCTGGGCCTGGCGCTGCTCCAGTATATTCAGGACTCGGATGAGTGTATGCCGGCGAACGGCGAAGGCAACACGTCCTGGTATGACGCCATCCAGCCTTATGTCAAGAGCTCTCCGCTGATGTTCTGCCCGTCGAACCCCGACACGCAGAAGCAGAACCTTCCCGCCGGCTCCGGGAAAGCTTACACGACGTATTTCGCCAATCAATTCAACGGTCCGTCGAACGCCGCAAATCCCGAGGATAGCCTGGGGGCGTTCAACACTTATGGGAAATCGGGCTTCAACCTCGCGAGCTTCGTGGCGCCCGCGAGCTGCATCGCCGTCGTTGAAGGACGGGATATGGAGGGATACTGGGAGTTCCGAATCAACTACACGAACAATCTCTACGCGGGGCACACCGGCCGGACCAATTACCTCTTCATGGACGGGCATGTCAAGGCGCTCAAGCCGGAACAGACCCTCGCCAAGGAGGATCTGGGGACCGCCGACACGGATTACTGGGTCCACGACGGCCGTTCGTTCAAGCAGATCGATACGGACGGCGGATACGTGTACTTCCAAAGCCCGGCGGGCCCTGGATATCAGACGGTCCAGGCGACAGACCAGTTCTACAAGTAA
- a CDS encoding beta-galactosidase, which translates to MNAHTLRLRATTPQAQIFDGHLELGANRAPDGGEITVNSQHLMRDGQPWLPVMGEFHYARYPENEWRDELLKVRAGGVEIVATYIFWIHHEEEEGRFDWEGRRGLRRFVTLCGELGLNVAARLGPWCHGEVRGGGLPDWIAQKGVELRSDDPGYLRYVERFYGEIGRQLDGLLWKDGGPVVAVQCENEYGGPAEHLLTLRRMAMEAGLDVPLYTRTGWPELTTAMPVGPFLPLFGGYADGFWDRSLAEMPPGYRGAYLFSSVRADAAIATDQLGERIVGLEADDIYYPYFACEIGGGMERSYHRRIRIAPKDIASSALVKIGSGGNLQGYYMYHGGTNPEGRFSTLQESQATGYWNDLPVKSYDFQAPLGEFGQVRDHYHLLRRMHLFLRDFGSALASMPALMPLTPPASADDTSTLRWSARTNGRSGFLFVNNYQRLQAMPAKTEVQFELCLPGVCLQVPSAPIDVPADSFFFWPFEMDLDGANLVYATAQPVCRLAESGESYFVFAQTPSVPAEFLFHDQDLCAEAASGVVSCEEGRIRISELAAGTDVAIHLWTQEGRRIHIVLLDEAQSLACWRGTLAGRERLFLSEASLVLDGNRLRLEAGDPECLTAAIFPAPDQVSFAGQALPGVSDGIFRRYIAPAVPSKTTQVRRELLQATGHKRRVLIGSQGVAEAPSDADFDDAAVWRLHLPPQTGSSRRRLRIEYVGDVARLYLNGRLLTDNFYNGNEFEVGLTRDTPEICQGELLLKILPLRQDAPIYLPADAWPDRRDGDSVVALVGVEIVEDHAVEWECAAIEVTAVSSLGS; encoded by the coding sequence ATGAACGCACACACCCTACGTCTCCGCGCCACGACCCCGCAGGCTCAGATTTTCGACGGTCACCTGGAGCTTGGCGCCAATCGCGCGCCGGACGGCGGCGAAATCACGGTTAACAGCCAGCATCTGATGCGCGACGGGCAGCCCTGGCTGCCCGTCATGGGCGAGTTCCATTATGCGCGCTATCCGGAGAACGAATGGCGCGATGAACTCCTGAAGGTGCGGGCCGGCGGCGTGGAAATCGTCGCGACCTATATCTTCTGGATCCATCATGAGGAGGAGGAAGGCCGCTTCGATTGGGAGGGGCGGCGCGGCCTTCGCCGCTTCGTCACGCTGTGCGGAGAGCTGGGATTGAATGTCGCCGCCCGCCTTGGCCCCTGGTGTCATGGGGAAGTGCGCGGCGGCGGGCTGCCGGACTGGATCGCGCAAAAAGGCGTGGAGCTGCGCAGCGACGATCCCGGCTACCTGCGTTATGTGGAGCGGTTTTACGGCGAGATCGGCCGGCAATTGGACGGCCTATTGTGGAAAGACGGCGGTCCGGTCGTCGCCGTCCAGTGCGAAAACGAGTATGGCGGCCCGGCGGAGCACCTGCTCACGCTGAGACGAATGGCGATGGAGGCGGGGCTGGATGTCCCGCTGTATACGCGCACCGGCTGGCCGGAGCTCACGACAGCCATGCCGGTCGGCCCATTTCTGCCGCTCTTCGGCGGCTACGCCGATGGTTTCTGGGACCGGTCGCTGGCGGAGATGCCGCCGGGGTATCGGGGCGCCTATCTCTTCAGCTCCGTCCGCGCCGACGCAGCGATCGCCACGGACCAGCTTGGCGAGCGCATTGTGGGCCTGGAGGCCGACGATATCTACTATCCCTACTTTGCCTGCGAGATCGGCGGCGGTATGGAGCGCAGCTACCATCGCCGGATCCGAATCGCGCCCAAAGACATCGCGTCGTCCGCACTGGTCAAGATCGGCTCGGGCGGCAACCTCCAGGGGTACTATATGTATCATGGCGGGACCAATCCCGAAGGCCGCTTCTCCACGCTTCAGGAGTCGCAGGCGACGGGGTACTGGAACGACCTTCCCGTCAAATCCTACGACTTCCAGGCGCCGCTGGGCGAGTTCGGGCAGGTCCGGGATCACTACCATCTGCTGCGCCGCATGCACCTATTTCTGCGGGACTTCGGCTCGGCGCTGGCGTCCATGCCCGCGCTCATGCCGCTGACGCCGCCGGCCAGCGCCGATGATACGTCCACGCTCCGCTGGTCCGCGCGCACCAACGGGCGCTCCGGGTTCCTTTTTGTCAACAATTATCAGCGGCTGCAAGCGATGCCCGCTAAGACGGAGGTGCAGTTCGAACTCTGCCTGCCCGGCGTTTGTCTGCAAGTCCCGAGCGCTCCGATTGACGTTCCCGCCGATTCGTTCTTCTTCTGGCCGTTCGAGATGGATTTGGACGGCGCGAATCTGGTTTACGCCACCGCGCAGCCAGTCTGCCGCCTTGCGGAGAGCGGGGAAAGTTACTTCGTCTTCGCGCAAACGCCGAGCGTTCCCGCCGAATTTCTCTTTCATGACCAGGACCTCTGCGCCGAAGCCGCCTCCGGCGTGGTCTCTTGCGAGGAGGGGCGCATTCGGATTTCGGAGCTGGCGGCGGGAACGGATGTCGCCATTCACCTGTGGACGCAAGAGGGCCGCCGCATCCATATCGTGCTGCTGGACGAAGCCCAATCCCTCGCCTGCTGGCGCGGGACGCTTGCAGGGCGAGAACGGTTATTTCTCAGCGAGGCGTCGCTGGTCCTGGACGGAAACCGGCTGCGTCTGGAGGCCGGCGATCCCGAGTGTCTCACGGCGGCGATTTTCCCCGCTCCCGATCAAGTCTCATTTGCGGGGCAGGCGCTGCCGGGCGTATCGGACGGAATCTTTCGGCGGTATATCGCGCCGGCCGTTCCAAGCAAGACCACGCAAGTTCGGCGGGAACTGCTCCAGGCGACCGGCCACAAGCGGCGTGTCCTGATCGGAAGCCAGGGCGTCGCCGAGGCGCCGTCGGACGCGGATTTCGACGACGCTGCCGTATGGCGTCTTCATTTGCCGCCCCAGACGGGCTCGTCGCGGCGGCGCCTGCGGATCGAATACGTGGGGGATGTCGCCCGTCTTTATTTGAATGGGCGGCTGCTGACCGATAATTTCTACAATGGAAACGAATTCGAAGTCGGTTTGACGCGCGATACGCCGGAGATCTGTCAGGGCGAACTGCTGTTGAAGATCCTGCCGCTGCGCCAGGACGCCCCCATCTATCTGCCGGCGGACGCATGGCCGGACCGGCGGGACGGGGACAGCGTGGTCGCGCTGGTCGGCGTGGAGATTGTGGAGGATCACGCAGTCGAATGGGAATGCGCCGCGATCGAAGTTACGGCCGTGTCGAGCCTCGGATCGTAA